A stretch of the Streptomyces sp. NBC_00078 genome encodes the following:
- a CDS encoding MbtH family protein produces MANPFDDDEGACLVLVNDENQHSLWPAFSAVPAGWKVAYGQETRKNCLEYVSAHWTDMRPASLVRAMGDEPR; encoded by the coding sequence GTGGCGAATCCGTTCGACGATGATGAAGGCGCATGCCTGGTTCTGGTGAACGACGAGAACCAGCATTCGCTGTGGCCCGCATTCAGCGCGGTACCGGCCGGCTGGAAGGTGGCGTACGGCCAGGAAACTCGCAAAAACTGCCTTGAATACGTTTCCGCGCACTGGACGGACATGAGGCCGGCCAGCCTGGTCAGGGCGATGGGCGATGAACCGCGCTAG